The Rhizoctonia solani chromosome 4, complete sequence genome contains a region encoding:
- a CDS encoding Retrotransposable element Tf2 protein: MLNGSSPQAGKIWKKANLTFLVDGKRMTETFLICNTGSHAAILGIKWLEAHNPEINWNSCTLSFPHSPPEHIAIAKEEEADKNPLEGVPSKYHQYAKVFGEEEFNKLPPHRHYNISIELTEEGPLNSPLYSMTDAKSATLKDWLRDELKAGKICPSKSSISSPVMFVPKKDGSCRLVVDYCCLNNQTKKNVYLLPCPDNLMAQLCGAKVFTKLDLQWGYNNIRVKEGDEWKTAFWTKYRLYKSLVMTFGLTNAPAAFQHFMNKLFKDLLDICVIIYLDDILIYSKDDATHTQHVHEVLQCLMENQLFCKASKCTFHITSVEYLQIIVLDKGFSLDKLKIQAVQEWPTPTKVKEVQSFLGFANFLQQFVANFSHMARLLHNLVKKDTPWKWDTKEQAAFQGLKEAITNAPVLCHANPTKPYFLEMDALGAALGSILSQQQEDGRLHLLGFLSESFKGAEQNYNTHNKELLAIIRSFEYWRIFLEGMAHPITVFTDHWNLEYWKESRTFNHHHARWHLLLAGYNFQIVYCPGKQLGKPDTLSRCANHANIPPANQTMLLEPVFANVALVLLEKELQHQIESSLDQDESLEEILQFLQNKSKALPSIKRAFKDYKMEAGLLFYQGRIVVPDIGMLRTDLLCIFHNSPLAGHPGRQCTLELVSRNYYWPGIRADTYWHVDSCETCQRIRKPKYASIPPQPLELPARPWQHVSYDMIVDLPKDRNYNSILVIIDSFTKYGIFVKCSKKLKAPELAELFLEHVWKQHGMPEKTILDRGRVFNNKFLRALYKQLGIDPHFSLAYHPQSNGQTEQANPSIEHFLRAYLGVNQRDWTKWVPMAEFAYNNAIHSSTGKTPFKALYGWEPTLTPSNVPMDVPEADDLAQTMEAQWKEVESALWQSKQQMVAREEGNPTEFEIGEEVWLDAKNINLKTLSPKLTEQCLGLFKVIKKISNQAYCLELPPTMRIHNVFYVGLLSKVRRDKQCAFKNCPPPITVDREEEYKVKGITDAEERNRKWYFRVKWKGYGSKENTREPWENLKNAEKILKNYEKEMKRKALRGGAVL, encoded by the coding sequence atgctcaatgggtcaagcccccaggctggaaagatttggaagaaggcaaacctaaccttcctagttgatggcaagcgcatgacagagaccttcctaatctgcaaCACTGGGTCACATGCTGCCATCTTAGGAATCAAATGGCTGGAAGCCCACAATCCTGAGATCAACTGGAACTCATGCACACTCTCCTTCCCTCATAGTCCACCGGAACACATTGCaattgccaaagaggaggaagctgacaaaaaccctcttgaaggagtaccctccaagtaccatcaatacgccaaggtatttggagaagaagagttcaaTAAGCTCCCTCCCCACAGGCATTACAACATCAGCATTGAACTCACAGAGGAAGGCCCCCTGAACTCCCCTCtctatagcatgactgacgccaagtccgccacactcaaggactggctcagggatgaactcaaggctgggaaaatctgtcccagcaaatcatccatcagttcccctgtcatgtttgtccccaagaaggatggttctTGCCGCCTAGTAGTTGACTACTGTTGTCTCAATAACCAGACTAAGAAAAACGTATATCTGCTACCCTGtccagacaacctcatggcccagctctgtggtGCCAAAGTCTTTACTAAGTTGGACctacaatggggttacaataacatccgggtaaaagaaggtgatgaatggaagacagctttTTGGACCAAGTACAGACTATACAAATCTCTGGTAATGACTTTTGGCTTAACAAATGCCCCTGCTGCCTttcaacatttcatgaacaagctgTTCAAAGACTTATTAGAcatatgcgtcatcatctaccttgatgacatcctgatctactcaaaggatgacgcaactCACACCCAACACGTCCATGAGGTCCTACAGTGTTTAATGGAAAATcaattgttctgtaaggcTTCCAAATGTACCTTTCACATTACCTCAGTGGAATACTTGCAAATAATTGTAttggataagggttttagtctggataagctcaaaatccaggcagtccaagaatggccaacACCCACCAAGGTCAAAGAGGTCCAATCATTTCTAGGGTTTGCTAACTTCCTCCAacaatttgttgccaacttcagccacatggctaggctgTTACataacctagtcaagaaggacacaCCCTGGAAGTGGGATACAAAGGAGCAGGCAGCCTTCCAAGGCCTAAAAGAAGCAATCACAAATGCTCCGGTACTTTGTCATGCCAACCCCACAAAACCTTACTTCCTTGAAATGGACGCGTTGGGAGCTGCCCTAggatccatactcagccagcAACAGGAAGATGGCCGCCTACACCTGCTTGGgttcctgtcagaatcattcaaaggagcTGAGCAAAACTACAATActcacaataaggagcttcTTGCAAttatccgctcctttgagtattggcgcatcttcctagAGGGAATGGCACACCCCATCACAGTCTTTACTGACCATTGGAACCTGGAGtattggaaagaatcccgGACTttcaaccaccaccacgcTAGATGGCATCTATTGCTGGCtggatataacttccaaattgtgtattgcccagggaagcaGTTGGGGAAACCAGACACCCTCTCACGCTGTGCCaaccatgccaacatccctCCTGCCAACCAAACCATGCTACTGGAacctgtatttgccaatgttgccCTAGTATTGCTGGAAAAGGAACTACAACACCAGATAGAATCATCCCTTGACCAGGATGAATccttggaagaaatcctGCAGTTCCTACAGAACAAGTCAAAGGCCCtgccctccatcaaacgcgcattcaaggactacaaaatggaggcagGGCTGTTGTTTTACCAAGGACGCATTGTAGTACCAGACATTGGCATGCTAAGAACAGACTTGCTCtgcatcttccacaacagccccttAGCAGGCCACCCAGGGAGGCAATGTACCTTAGAACTAGTgtcaaggaactactactggcctggaaTCCGTgctgacacatactggcacgtggactCTTGTGAAACATGTCAACGGATCAGAAAGCCCAAGTATGCGTCAATACCACCTCAGCCTCTTGAACTCCCTgctagaccctggcaacatgtatcatatgacatgatagtagaccttcCCAAGGACAGGAACTacaactcaatcctggtcatCATTGACAGCTTTACCAAGTATGGGATATTTgtaaaatgctccaagaaactcaaggcccctGAATTAGCGGAGttattcctggaacacgtctggaaacaacatggcatgcctgaaaaaacAATCTTGGATAGGGGCAGGGTCTTTAACAATAAGTTCCTAAGAGCACTGTACAAACAACTagggatagacccccacttctccttggcataccacccccagagcaatgGGCAAACAGAACAAGCCAACCCAtctattgaacacttcctcagggcctaCTTGGGGGTCaatcaaagggactggaccaagtgGGTCCCAATGGCAGAGTTTGCCTATAACAATGCCATACACAGTAGCACAGGCAAGAcccctttcaaggccttgtatGGGTGGGAACCTACCTTAACCCCATCCAATGTACCAATGGATGTTCCAGAAGCGGATGaccttgcccagacaatggaagctcaatggaaggaagtggaatctGCCCTCTGGCAGTCCAAACAACAAATGGTGGCCAGAGAAGAAGGAAACCCAACAgagtttgagattggagaagaagtctggcttgacgccaaaaatatcaacctcaaaaccctaaGTCCCAAGCTGACAGAACAATGCCTGGGACTGTTCAAGGTTatcaagaaaatctccaaccagGCATATTGTCTAGAACTTCCGCCAaccatgagaatccacaatgtcttctatgtgggattaCTGTCTAAGGTCAGAAGGGACAAGCAATGCGCCTTCAAAAACTGTCCACCACCAATCACTGTGgacagggaagaagaatacaaagtcaAAGGGATAACAGACGCTGAGGAAAGAAACAGGAAATGGTACTTCAGGgtgaaatggaaaggatatgggtCCAAGGAGAACACCCGGGAACCATGGGAGAACCTGAAAAACGCAGAAAAAATTTTAAAGAATTATGAAAAAGAGATGAAGAggaaggcccttagagggggggcagtgttgtag